The Mesorhizobium opportunistum WSM2075 DNA window TTCCAGGCCGCGCAAGGTGGTGGTCAGCATCTTCTGCGAGATGCCGCCGACGGCGGCGCGCAACTCGTTGAAACGCAGCGGTCCGCCGCCAAGCTTGCCGACCACGAGCACCGTCCATTTGTCGCCGACGCGTTGCAGGATTTCCGAAACGGCGCGGCAGTCCTCGGTGTTGTGTGGGTGCCTTAGTAACAAAACGGTGCCTCCTTGCGTCACCAGCTGACAGTATCTCATATAGCGCCGGTATCTAAATGATACCAGCTTTACTGGAATGGAGAGCCCCTCATGTCAAAGCCGAAAATCGCCATCGTCATCGGTTCGACGCGCGCCGCGCGCTTCGCCGATGTGCCCACTCAATGGATCGCCAAGATCGCCAAATCGCATGCCGACATCGATGTCGAAATCGTCGACCTGCGCGACTTCCCGCTGCCCTTCTTCGACGAGGTCGCTTCGTCCGCCTGGGTGCCGTCGACCAACGAGGTGGC harbors:
- a CDS encoding winged helix-turn-helix transcriptional regulator, whose amino-acid sequence is MLLRHPHNTEDCRAVSEILQRVGDKWTVLVVGKLGGGPLRFNELRAAVGGISQKMLTTTLRGLERDGFVTRTVFPTIPPRVDYELTELGHELLIPVSALGEWARRNTQRVRAAREKFDGMDG